The window AGTCAACTTCTACGATTTACAACTCACAAGTCAACTTCTATAACTTTCTATAACAATTTCTTACCaagcataataataaatttgtttGCCTTCTAAATTATTTTGACTTGTTTAGAATTGCTATTTTCATGTTTGCCAATCACTTCTCCTGCACTATCTTTTCCCCTATTTCGTTAttctctttcattttttgtGTCATTCTTGCTTCGTTTCTTGTTTCTTGCTTGCCCGTACAACATAAAGGGGACCATCAAAGACAACTGATAATTAGTGATATGGAGATGATTACCAATAGACCAGCTTTTAGATAATCCTTGTATTTTGAATGACGAATGAAAAAATGTTCCATTATGTAATATGTGAAAAAAGAGAAACTCTGAACATCTTGGAAACTACTGTTTTATTTGAGATGCAATTGTGAAGATGGATGTATGAAGTTGGAAAATGATTTCTACTTATCACTTGCAATCTTAATTTTTCTACTTGACACATGATGTTGTAGTAGCTGGTGGTTATCTTGCTCGAGTTTTAGCATTCTGAGAATCGGAATAGCACATTTGATAATTGATTCGATAATTATAGATGAAATCTACTTTGAATTTTGATATGGGGCAGCCAAAACTATGAGTTTATGTGTTTTTAGATGTTTGGTTTAATACATGAAAGAATTTGATTATGAAGCTTGTATTTTATGTGAATGGTTTTTGGACTAAGAAATTATTTGTACCAGGTTGTAAAAAGGTTAATTGAATTGTTAAGAGTATGAAGAGTGTAAAAAAGGGCAAGAAGTACGAGAGGAGATTACACCCGATACTTAAACCTCACCCACCTACCTTAAATGATTATTCCGATGAAGATACAATTTCCCCGTCACTAAGTCAAGAAATGCCTACTTTAGATGCAAATCAAGGTAAAAAGATAACATTTTTTAAtcatttaacttttattttcctaTAATGGTGTATgatattatatatgttaaattttGTTTCATAGAGGGATGGAGACAAATTTTAAGAGGAAAGCAGGTACATGGTGCTGCTAACATTAATGAAACTAGAAATGCAGCTGCACAGACACCATCATCTATTGCGCCAATAAACGGTACATTATATTCaagttttgatttattttctatgCTTGTATTTAATATGAATAAACTATTTATGATatctaataattattttattttatcaattaagatttaagaaataaaagaattacaTCGGCTAGTCCTCATACACGTGCTACTATTGATGATGAAGGCGTGCATTCTTCGCTACGTCGATCTACTCTCGGTATAGTTGCGgttattataattttcatttattgAGTTTCTTTATAAATGTTTTTAAGAATGTATAATAACTCTTTGTTTGTTAcataatattagacaaaaagaGGCATAATTTAAATAACAATGCTGATAATGAACTGGTTACCGAGATGGGTGCTCGTCACTTGCAAGGTTCTGACAATCCACAATCTGATAATCCCATTGATAATTATGAATCCAACTATCCTTGTCCATCAGACACAGAGATAAGCCCTAAAAATTCTGAAACTTTTCGAGGTttgtttcatttttaatttaacattttttagCGCTTCATACGAAAAATTAGAATATcttcattcttttttttaattaagtacTGTTGTTACTTATTTTTAGGGAGATCAGTTGGTGGTAGGGGACCATACAAAGGAATGGATCTCGAACAAACTTACCAATGGAAGGAAAAACAAATTAGTTGTTTTCATTCCACCCGGCAGATATTTTAGACCAATTGGGAAACACTCTAATAAATTATCATCATGGTTAGGATACTGCGCAAGAATCTATGGACCTCCAACTGAGCCTTGGGATGAAATTGAAAAGAAGCACAGGTCCCGTTTATGGGCTATGGTTCAGGTAAATATCATTTTATGTACGACCAATTTTAAAAATTTTTGTATAAttgttaaattttattaaatatttcatGAAATTACATATTGTACACGACTATTTTGATGTTAGTACTGATAGCCCTGAAAAGTGGAAGAAGCGTGAAGAGTTAGGAAAGGTCGAGCACGACAGGCCAGAAATGAAAAGGGCTAAGTTTGAGTACTTTTGTTTCTTTCAGATGAAGACAGCATATCGCAGATGGAAACATAAATTACATAGCCAATATTGCAAGTATACTAATGATGATGAATGTTTGAAACATGTTCCTAAAGAACTATCTACAGATGCTTGGAAAGACATGCTTAAAGTTTTTGGAAGCAAAGATTTTTAGGTAAATATCTAATGTTTTGTTTCATTTATTATGTGATGGTtagtatgtattattttcagttTAAATCAATGTTTTCTTACACATTACTTGTAGGAACGGAGTTATATTAATTCAACTAATCGTGCTTCTCAAATAGTAGTTTCTTCAACTGGTCCAACCCCTTTTGCACAAGTAGAGTATAAAATGGTAAATATATAGGGCAACtcttatcaattatttttaaaagttttggCTAGTTCCTTTTAAGATGATTATACTATTAATGTTGAAGATGGATGAGGAATTAGGCGAAT of the Euphorbia lathyris chromosome 7, ddEupLath1.1, whole genome shotgun sequence genome contains:
- the LOC136201117 gene encoding uncharacterized protein — encoded protein: MKSVKKGKKYERRLHPILKPHPPTLNDYSDEDTISPSLSQEMPTLDANQEGWRQILRGKQVHGAANINETRNAAAQTPSSIAPINDLRNKRITSASPHTRATIDDEGVHSSLRRSTLDKKRHNLNNNADNELVTEMGARHLQGSDNPQSDNPIDNYESNYPCPSDTEISPKNSETFRGRSVGGRGPYKGMDLEQTYQWKEKQISCFHSTRQIF